The Pocillopora verrucosa isolate sample1 chromosome 2, ASM3666991v2, whole genome shotgun sequence genome has a segment encoding these proteins:
- the LOC131776294 gene encoding uncharacterized protein: protein MSLAVLKDPNHTITENGVHCSNSDCVLPMCINSKLGNLIKKSTDCKRAENSKATTDTSLKNAADCKMNSVAANGDMEQWWRDLQSLGILDQFPSNTHTDRSFLYEQNDSSPSQLGAILRPCFSQGIRVLGNQTQPCIQQVHPGSSTVPNLPFFGDGLYQDTQTVVTNPLIQSGIAKHETDPLKDSDASRSAKSGKLFEILSLIFQALEGPHTANLEEHYASALQKALHEIQAVKSLCHH from the coding sequence ATGTCCTTAGCAGTGCTGAAAGATCCCAACCACACAATTACAGAGAATGGTGTTCATTGCTCAAATTCAGACTGTGTACTCCCAATGTGCATCAACTCAAAGCTTGGTAACCTTATCAAGAAAAGCACTGACTGCAAAAGAGCTGAAAATTCTAAGGCAACTACGGATACGAGCCTGAAAAATGCAGCTGACTGTAAAATGAACAGCGTCGCCGCAAATGGAGATATGGAGCAATGGTGGAGAGACCTTCAAAGCTTGGGGATTCTGGATCAGTTTCCCAGTAACACCCACACTGACCGGTCATTCCTCTATGAACAAAATGATTCTTCTCCCAGTCAGTTAGGCGCAATACTAAGACCATGTTTCAGCCAAGGGATCCGAGTGCTTGGAAATCAAACACAACCTTGCATACAACAGGTGCATCCAGGCTCTTCTACTGTCCCCAATCTACCTTTCTTTGGTGACGGACTCTACCAAGACACACAAACGGTGGTAACAAACCCCTTAATTCAGTCTGGAATTGCCAAACATGAAACAGACCCACTGAAAGACTCTGATGCATCCAGGTCTGCCAAGTCTGGAAAGTTGTTTGAGATTCTCTCCTTGATCTTTCAGGCTCTTGAGGGCCCTCATACAGCAAATCTTGAGGAGCACTATGCATCTGCGTTACAGAAGGCCCTTCATGAAATTCAAGCGGTTAAGAGTCTGTGTCATCATTAG